Below is a window of Thermoanaerobacterales bacterium DNA.
GTACGCAAGGGCCTCTCCGCCGGGCGGGTGCAATCGGTCGCCGTCTACCTGATCGTGGAACGGGAAAAGGAAATCGAGGCCTTTGTCCCCGAGGAGTACTGGACCCTTACCCTGTCCCTCTCCAAGGCCGGGGCGGGCAAGGTCGAGGCCCGGCTGGTAAAACGCGCGGGGGAGAAGATCACCGTCGGCACGCGGGAGGAGATGGACCGGGTCCTCGCCGAGCTGGACGGCGCACAGTACACCGTGAAGGACGTTATACGCCGGGAAAAGGCCAAGCATCCCCTGCCCCCCTTCACGACCAGCACCCTGCAGCAGGAGGCCTCGCGGCGGCTGAACTTCTCGACCCGCCGCACCATGCTGGTTGCGCAGCAACTTTATGAAGGCCTGGACCTCGGTAAGGAGGGCGCGACCGGCCTGGTGACGTATATCCGCACCGATTCCGCGCGGGTCGCGGCGACGGCGCAGGACGAGGCGGCCCGGTTCATCAAGGAGTATTACGGCCCGGAGTACCTGCCGCAGGAAAGGCGGGTTTACGGGGCCAAGGGCAAGGTCCAGGACGCCCACGAGGCCATCCGGCCGACATCCGTCGCCCGGCGTCCCGCGATGGTGCGCCCGTACCTGACCCCCGACCAATTCAAGCTCTACGACCTCATCTGGTCGCGCTTTGTCGCCAGCCAAATGGCTCCGGCGATCATTGACACGACGCGGGTCGACATCGCCGCCGGTGAGTATACCTTCCGCGCCACCGGGGCGATTATCAAGTTCCCCGGCTTCACGAAGGTTTACGCGGCGGACCAGGATGAAGATGAGGAAGGGCGTGTCTTGCCGCCGCTGGAACAGGGGGATGTCCTGAAACTCCTCCGCCGCACGCCCAAGCAGCATTTCACCCAGCCTCCGCCGCGCTACACGGAGGCCACCCTTGTCAAGACACTGGAGGAGAAGGGGATCGGACGCCCGAGCACCTACGCCCCGGTGGTGGAGACCATCCAGAAGCGCGGCTACGTGGTCAAGAAGGGTAAGAACCTCTACCCCACCGAGCTGGGCCGCAAGGTGCTGGATTTGCTCAAGGAGTATTTTCCGGATGTGATCAATGTCGAGTTTACGGCCGAGATGGAGGATAACCTGGACCGCATCGCGGAGGGGGAGTTGCCCTGGCGGCAGGTGCTGGACGACTTCTACCGGAGTTTCAGGGAAGAGGTCAGCCGGGCGGAGGACGAAATCGGGCGGATTTCCTTCCAGGAGGAGCAACCCGAAGTTACGGACGAAATCTGCGAGTTCTGCGGCCGGAATATGGTCATCAAGACCGGGCGCTACGGCCGTTTCCTCGCCTGCCCCGGGTTCCCGGAATGCAGAAACGCCCGGCCTCTCCTGGAGGAGACCGGCCATAACTGTCCCAAGTGCGGCGGGAAGATCGTTATACGCCACACGCGCCGGGGCAGGGTTTTTTACGGTTGCGCGGCATATCCGGCCTGTGACTTCGTGACCTGGGACCCGCCGGTCCAGGAGAAATGCCCGGAGTGCGGCACCTTCCTGGTTAAGAAGCAAGGCAAGCGGGGAACGGCCTACCACTGCGCCAACCCGGTCTGCAGCCACCGGGAGAAGCGCTCCGAGGTGCACTAGACAGTGGCGGAACGCCCGGTAATCATCGTTGGAGCCGGCCTGGCCGGTTCCGAGGCGGCCTGGCAGGCGGTCCGGCGGGGAGCCCCGGTGACCTTGTATGAAATGCGGCCGCGGAAGATGACTCCCGCCCATCGCACCCCGGACTTTGCCGAACTGGTCTGCTCCAACTCCCTGCGTGCGGCGGCACTGACCAACGCCGTCGGGCTCCTGAAGGAGGAGATGCGGCGCCTGGATTCCCTCATCATGCGCGCCGCCGACGCCACCAGTGTTCCGGCCGGCGGGGCTTTGGCCGT
It encodes the following:
- the topA gene encoding type I DNA topoisomerase, with product MAEKTLVIVESPAKAKTLSKFLGKKYRVLASMGHVRDLPRSQFGVDVEKGFEPKYITIRGKGETISELRAASKKAAGVLLASDPDREGEAIAWHLAHLLKLDEDAPCRVEFNEITRQAVLDALKSPRRIDDRRVDAQQARRILDRLVGYNLSPLLWRKVRKGLSAGRVQSVAVYLIVEREKEIEAFVPEEYWTLTLSLSKAGAGKVEARLVKRAGEKITVGTREEMDRVLAELDGAQYTVKDVIRREKAKHPLPPFTTSTLQQEASRRLNFSTRRTMLVAQQLYEGLDLGKEGATGLVTYIRTDSARVAATAQDEAARFIKEYYGPEYLPQERRVYGAKGKVQDAHEAIRPTSVARRPAMVRPYLTPDQFKLYDLIWSRFVASQMAPAIIDTTRVDIAAGEYTFRATGAIIKFPGFTKVYAADQDEDEEGRVLPPLEQGDVLKLLRRTPKQHFTQPPPRYTEATLVKTLEEKGIGRPSTYAPVVETIQKRGYVVKKGKNLYPTELGRKVLDLLKEYFPDVINVEFTAEMEDNLDRIAEGELPWRQVLDDFYRSFREEVSRAEDEIGRISFQEEQPEVTDEICEFCGRNMVIKTGRYGRFLACPGFPECRNARPLLEETGHNCPKCGGKIVIRHTRRGRVFYGCAAYPACDFVTWDPPVQEKCPECGTFLVKKQGKRGTAYHCANPVCSHREKRSEVH